AACGACCGGACGGGCAAGGACGACCTGCCGCTCTACCGGCAGGGGCAGTTCCTGGTCGGCTTCCTGCGTCCGCTGGGAGCGGTCGAGACCCTGAAGGACATCGCGTCCAAGGGCGTCTCGTCGTTCAGCGTGGAGCTCATGCCGAGAATCACGCGCGCGCAGAGCATGGACGCGCTGTCGGCCATGGCGACGATCAGCGGCTACAAGGCGGTCCTGCTCGCCGCCGACACGCTGCCTCGGCTCTGTCCGATGCTGACGACCGCCGCGGGGACGATCACGCCGTCGCGCATCCTCGTCATCGGTGCGGGGGTGGCCGGACTCCAGGCCATCGCCACGGCGCGCCGGCTCGGTGCCGTGGTCTCCGCCTACGACGTGCGGCCCGCGGTGAAGGAACAGGTGCAGAGTCTCGGCGGCCGATTCGTCGAGCTGCCGCTCGAGGCGAAGGACGCGCAGGACGCGCGGGGATACGCCACCGCGCAGGACGAGACGTTCTACCGGCGCCAGCGGGAGCTGCTGGGACGGGTGGTGGCGGAGAGCGACGTGGTGATCACCACCGCCGTGGTGCCCGGCAAGGCGGCGCCGATCCTGGTGACGGAGGACATGGTGAAGGGCATGGCGCCGGGATCGGTGATCGTGGACCTGGCGGCCGAGCGCGGCGGCAACTGCGAGCTGACCGAAGCCGGCACGATCGTGGTCAAGCACAACGTCACCATCGTGGGGCAGATCAACCTCGCCAGCGCCGTGCCCTATCACGCCAGCCAGATGTACGCGAAGAACGTCGCCACGTTCCTCCTCCACCTGTTCAAGGGTGGGAAGCCGGAGCTGAATCTGGACGACGAGATCACCCGGGAGACGCTCATCACGCGGGGCGGGGAGATCGTTCACGCCCGCGTCCGCGAGTTCTTCAAGCTGCCGGCGCTGGCCGCGCCGAAGCCCGCCCAGTAAGGAGGGTCCCGTGCCGCAAGGCTTCATCGAGAACCTGTACGTGTTCCTGCTGGCGGGCTTCCTCGGCTTCGAAGTCATCCGCCGGGTCTCGCCGCTGTTGCACACGCCGTTGATGTCCCTGACCAACGCCCTGGACGC
This is a stretch of genomic DNA from Gemmatimonadales bacterium. It encodes these proteins:
- a CDS encoding Re/Si-specific NAD(P)(+) transhydrogenase subunit alpha is translated as MIVGVPKESFPGERRVAIVPSVVPSLTKAGFEVAIEAGAGVSAGYLDKDYADKGARILGNRAEVFKTADVVVQVLCYGSNDRTGKDDLPLYRQGQFLVGFLRPLGAVETLKDIASKGVSSFSVELMPRITRAQSMDALSAMATISGYKAVLLAADTLPRLCPMLTTAAGTITPSRILVIGAGVAGLQAIATARRLGAVVSAYDVRPAVKEQVQSLGGRFVELPLEAKDAQDARGYATAQDETFYRRQRELLGRVVAESDVVITTAVVPGKAAPILVTEDMVKGMAPGSVIVDLAAERGGNCELTEAGTIVVKHNVTIVGQINLASAVPYHASQMYAKNVATFLLHLFKGGKPELNLDDEITRETLITRGGEIVHARVREFFKLPALAAPKPAQ